One genomic segment of Francisella persica ATCC VR-331 includes these proteins:
- the kdsB gene encoding 3-deoxy-manno-octulosonate cytidylyltransferase: protein MANIHIVIPARLKSTRLPNKTLANIAGKPMIQRVYEQVAKSKFDSIIIATDSQEIKDVAESFGAKVVLTRANHETGTDRIVEAVSKLGFADEDIVVNVQGDEPLIPFENIEQAAQLLIDKPEAVVSTLCEKITDVEDIYNPNNVKVVFDKNNYALYFSRASIPFERGFSENQQVNTSEFFRHIGIYTYRVAFLKHYAELTVSPIEKYESLEQLRVIYNGYKIAIAQSSKSTPAGVDTPQDLEKIRRFFNV from the coding sequence ATGGCTAATATCCATATTGTAATTCCAGCAAGGCTTAAATCAACTCGTCTACCAAATAAGACGCTAGCTAATATTGCTGGTAAGCCAATGATCCAGAGAGTTTATGAACAAGTAGCCAAATCAAAATTTGATAGTATAATAATAGCTACAGATTCACAAGAAATAAAAGATGTAGCTGAGAGCTTTGGTGCAAAAGTAGTTTTGACAAGAGCTAATCATGAGACAGGTACAGATAGAATAGTAGAAGCCGTTAGTAAATTAGGTTTTGCTGATGAAGATATTGTTGTAAATGTCCAAGGTGACGAGCCTTTGATACCTTTTGAGAATATCGAGCAGGCAGCACAGTTATTGATAGATAAACCAGAAGCAGTAGTCTCGACATTGTGTGAAAAAATCACTGATGTAGAAGATATTTATAATCCTAACAATGTTAAAGTAGTTTTTGATAAGAATAATTATGCTTTATATTTTAGTAGAGCATCTATTCCTTTTGAGAGGGGTTTTTCCGAGAATCAGCAAGTTAATACTTCAGAGTTTTTTAGACATATTGGTATATATACATATCGAGTGGCTTTTCTAAAGCATTATGCTGAACTTACAGTTTCACCAATTGAGAAATACGAATCATTAGAGCAACTTAGAGTTATATATAATGGCTATAAGATTGCAATAGCTCAATCATCTAAATCAACCCCAGCAGGTGTTGATACACCGCAAGATTTAGAAAAAATAAGGAGATTTTTTAATGTTTAA
- a CDS encoding Trm112 family protein: MDHSVLNVLVCPICKSNLHYDKENQVLVCKADKLAYPIRENIPVMLVEEAKKLTLEEVKKYG, encoded by the coding sequence GTGGATCATTCAGTTTTAAATGTTTTGGTTTGTCCAATTTGCAAATCAAATTTACATTATGATAAAGAGAATCAAGTTTTAGTATGTAAAGCGGATAAATTAGCTTATCCAATTCGCGAGAATATTCCAGTAATGTTAGTTGAAGAAGCCAAAAAGCTAACTCTTGAAGAGGTGAAAAAATATGGCTAA
- the uvrC gene encoding excinuclease ABC subunit UvrC: MILYNSKDFDLKSFLANLTTHSGVYRMIDKHGEIIYVGKAKNLKNRVNSYFSKGAKDSKTLMMVEQVARIEITITPSDYESYLLENSLIKQHRPKYNILFKDDKSYPYLVISRDKFPRVFFSRGKSAYKKGQCFGPYVSISSVKNTLNIIQKIFPVRQCKNSYYKSRVRPCLQYQIKRCLAPCVGLVSQQQYDEQLVILKKFLAGKFSTVLEEISEKMYQASENLEYEKAKVYRDQLVVLRKLQQQQIVDIQADKTFDVIGIYMHDNYASIALLQIQNGDVVADRHWSIDAKGQDKTSIMHAFLSHFYLGNEIHNIWPKNIILSKVDFADITDIMNSISQKNGQTINWIVVPAANNLKWLKLAEVNARQKLNTYTNLKSQYKKRLESLKEFFKLEKDIKRIECFDISHFQGEATVASCVVYTDEGEDRKSHRRYNIKDIKAGDDYAATHQSVFRRVSSGLEANNLPDVMIIDGGKGQIHQAEAVFREFGIKDKVQLVSLGKGVERISGKEKIYKGFDDTEYTLDEHHPGFLLLRQIRDSAHDHAIKGQRKKVSSNRQSSIIEEIEGVGPKRRKALMMYFGGWQELSRASVDEIAKVKGISKKLAQEIWECFH; this comes from the coding sequence ATGATTTTATATAATTCTAAAGATTTTGATTTAAAAAGCTTTTTAGCTAACTTAACTACGCATTCTGGTGTTTATCGGATGATTGATAAGCATGGCGAGATAATCTACGTTGGTAAAGCAAAAAATCTTAAAAATCGCGTCAATAGTTATTTCTCTAAAGGCGCTAAAGATAGTAAAACTCTAATGATGGTAGAGCAGGTAGCTCGAATTGAGATAACTATTACCCCTAGCGACTATGAATCATATTTGTTAGAAAATAGTCTAATCAAACAACATCGCCCTAAGTATAATATCCTTTTTAAGGATGATAAAAGCTATCCATATTTAGTGATTTCTCGTGATAAGTTTCCTCGTGTATTTTTTTCTCGTGGTAAATCTGCATATAAAAAAGGACAATGTTTTGGACCTTATGTTTCGATATCATCAGTTAAAAATACACTAAATATTATCCAAAAAATCTTTCCAGTACGTCAGTGCAAAAATTCATATTATAAGTCTAGGGTTAGACCATGTTTACAATACCAAATCAAACGCTGCTTAGCACCATGTGTAGGTTTGGTTTCTCAACAGCAATATGATGAACAGTTAGTGATACTAAAAAAGTTTTTAGCTGGTAAGTTTAGCACTGTTTTAGAAGAAATCTCTGAAAAGATGTATCAAGCTTCTGAAAACCTGGAGTACGAGAAAGCTAAAGTTTATCGTGATCAATTAGTGGTATTGCGTAAATTACAACAGCAACAAATAGTTGATATTCAAGCAGATAAAACTTTTGATGTAATTGGTATATATATGCATGATAACTATGCAAGTATAGCTTTATTACAGATTCAAAATGGCGATGTCGTTGCAGATAGACACTGGAGTATAGATGCAAAAGGTCAAGATAAAACCTCAATAATGCATGCTTTTTTATCACATTTTTATTTAGGTAATGAAATCCATAATATTTGGCCTAAGAATATAATTCTATCAAAAGTAGATTTTGCTGATATTACAGATATTATGAATAGTATTTCGCAAAAAAATGGTCAAACCATAAATTGGATAGTCGTCCCAGCAGCTAATAATCTCAAGTGGCTGAAGTTAGCCGAGGTAAATGCCCGACAAAAGCTAAATACCTATACAAATTTAAAATCACAATATAAAAAACGTTTGGAATCTTTAAAAGAATTTTTTAAACTAGAAAAAGATATTAAGCGTATTGAATGTTTTGATATTTCTCATTTTCAAGGTGAAGCAACAGTAGCATCATGTGTAGTATATACAGATGAAGGTGAAGATCGTAAATCTCATCGTAGATATAATATCAAAGATATCAAAGCTGGTGATGATTATGCAGCGACTCATCAGTCAGTATTTCGTCGTGTTAGTTCTGGATTAGAGGCAAATAATCTACCAGATGTAATGATAATTGATGGTGGTAAAGGTCAAATTCATCAAGCAGAAGCAGTTTTTAGAGAATTTGGAATAAAAGATAAAGTTCAGCTTGTCAGTTTAGGTAAGGGTGTAGAGCGTATAAGTGGTAAAGAAAAAATCTATAAAGGTTTTGATGATACTGAATATACATTAGATGAGCATCATCCAGGATTTCTATTGTTACGCCAAATTAGAGACTCTGCCCATGATCATGCTATCAAAGGTCAGCGTAAAAAAGTAAGCTCAAATAGACAGTCATCAATTATAGAGGAAATTGAAGGAGTTGGACCAAAACGCCGTAAAGCTTTAATGATGTATTTCGGTGGTTGGCAAGAGTTATCCAGAGCATCTGTTGATGAGATTGCCAAAGTTAAAGGAATTAGTAAAAAGTTAGCCCAAGAAATTTGGGAATGTTTCCATTAA